A window from Anomalospiza imberbis isolate Cuckoo-Finch-1a 21T00152 chromosome 8, ASM3175350v1, whole genome shotgun sequence encodes these proteins:
- the IDE gene encoding insulin-degrading enzyme isoform X4 produces the protein MNNPAIKRITNEIIKSPEDKREYRGLELANGIKALLISDPTTDKSSAALDVHIGSLSDPPNIAGLSHFCEHMLFLGTKKYPKENEYSQFLSEHAGSSNAFTSGEHTNYYFDVSHEHLEGALDRFAQFFLCPLFDESCKDREVNAVDSEHEKNLMNDAWRLFQLEKATGNPNHPFSKFGTGNKFTLETRPTQEGIDVRQELLKFHSTYYSSNLMAICVLGRESLDELTCLVVKLFSEVENKNVPIPEFPEHPFQEEHLRQLYKVVPIKDIRNLYVTFPIPDLQKYYKSNPGHYLGHLIGHEGPGSLLSELKAKGWVNTLVGGQKEGARGFMFFIINVDLTEEGLLHVEDIILHMFQYIQKLRTEGPQEWVFQECKDLNAVAFRFKDKERPRGYTSKLGGMLHYYPIEEVLAAEYLLEEFRPDLIEMVLDKLRPENVRVAIVSKSFEGKTDRTEEWYGTQYKQEAISDEVIKKWQNADLNGKFKLPMKNEFIPTNFEILPLEKDATQYPALVKDTAMSKLWFKQDDKFFLPKACLNFEFFSPFAYVDPLHCNMAYLYLELLKDSLNEYAYAAELAGLNYDLQNTIYGMYLSVKGYNDKQHILLKKIIEKMATFEIDEKRFEIIKEAYMRSLNNFRAEQPHQHAMYYLRLLMTEVAWTKDELKEALDDVTLPRLKAFIAQLLSRLHIEALLHGNITKQAALGIMQMVEDTLIEHAHTKPLLPSQLVRYREVQLPDRGWFVYQQRNEVHNNCGIEIYYQTDMQSTSENMFLELFCQIISEPCFNTLRTQEQLGYIVFSGPRRANGIQGLRFIIQSEKPPHYLESRVEAFLKTMEKCIEDMTEEAFQKHIQALAIRRLDKPKKLSAECAKYWGEIISQQYNFDRDNIEVAYLKTLTKDDIIQFYKVLLAIDAPRRHKVSVHVLAREMDSCPVVGEFPCQNDVNLAPAPPLPQPSVIENMTEFKRSLPLFPLVKPHINFMAAKL, from the exons ATGAACAATCCAGCTATTAAGAGAATaacaaatgaaattattaaatcACCTGAGGATAAACGGGAATATCGTGGACTGGAATTAGCAAATGGCATCAAAGCTCTTCTCATTAGTGACCCCACCACAGATAAGTCCTCAGCAGCACTTGATGTCCACATAG GATCCTTGTCTGATCCCCCCAACATTGCTGGGCTTAGTCATTTTTGTGAGCATATGTTGTTTCTGGGAACCAAGAAATACCCAAAAGAGAATGAGTACAGCCAGTTTCTAAGTGAGCATGCTGGGAGCTCAAATGCTTTCACCAGTGGTGAACATACCAACTATTACTTTGATGTGTCACATGAACATCTAGAAGGTGCACTGGACAG attTGCCCAGTTTTTCCTGTGTCCCCTGTTTGACGAAAGTTGCAAAGATAGGGAAGTGAATGCTGTTGATTCTGAGCATGAGAAGAATCTGATGAATGATGCCTGGAGGTTGTTTCAATTGGAGAAGGCTACTGGAAACCCCAACCATCCCTTCAGTAAATTTGGAACAG GGAACAAATTCACTCTGGAAACTAGACCAACCCAAGAAGGAATAGATGTCAGGCAAGAGCTACTGAAGTTCCATTCTACTTATTATTCATCAAATTTAATGGCTATTTGTGTGTTAGGAAGAG AATCCTTGGATGAGCTCACTTGCTTAGTGGTAAAGTTATTTTCAGAAGTAGAGAATAAAAATGTCCCTATACCAGAGTTTCCTGAACACCCTTTCCAAGAAGAGCATCTCCGG CAACTTTATAAAGTGGTACCCATTAAGGACATTAGAAATCTTTATGTCACATTTCCTATACCAGACCTTCAGAAGTACTATAAATCAAACCCTGGCCATTACCTTGGCCATCTGATTGGGCATGAAGGCCCGGGGAGTCTTCTGTCAGAGCTTAAAGCCAAAG GATGGGTAAATACTCTTGTTGGAGGCCAGAAGGAAGGTGCTAGAGGTTTCATGTTTTTCATCATTAATGTGGACTTGACAGAAGAAGGACTTT tgcaTGTTGAAGATATTATTTTGCACATGTTTCAATATATTCAAAAACTACGGACAGAAGGACCTCAAGAATGGGTTTTCCAAGAGTGCAAG GATCTAAATGCTGTGGCATTCAGATTTAAAGATAAGGAACGACCACGAGGTTACACATCAAAGCTTGGAGGAATGTTGCAT TATTATCCTATAGAAGAAGTATTGGCTGCCGAGTATTTGCTTGAAGAATTCAGGCCTGATTTAATAGAGATGGTACTGGATAAATTGAGACCAGAAAATGTTCG AGTTGCAATAGTTTCCAAgtcttttgaaggaaaaactgATCGAACGGAAGAGTGGTATGGAACACAGTACAAGCAAGAAGCAATTTCCGATGAAGTTATTAAG AAATGGCAAAATGCTGACCTGAATGGGAAATTCAAGCTTCCAATGAAGAACGAGTTTATTCCTACAAACTTTGAGATTTTGCCATTGGAAAAAGATGCAACGCAGTACCCTGCCCTTGTCAAG GACACTGCTATGAGCAAACTATGGTTCAAGCAAGATGACaaattttttttgccaaaagCTTGTCTCAACTTTGAATTTTTCAG CCCATTTGCTTACGTGGATCCCTTGCATTGTAACATGGCCTATTTGTACCTTGAACTACTCAAAGACTCCCTCAACGAGTATGCATATGCAGCAGAACTAGCTGGCTTGAACTATGATCTCCAAAATACCATCTATGGGATGTAT CTCTCTGTAAAAGGTTATAACGACAAGCAACACATCTTGCTCAAGAAGATCATTGAGAAAATGGCTACTTTTGAGATCGATGAAAAGCGATTTGAAATTATCAAGGAAGCG TACATGAGATCGCTTAACAACTTCAGGGCTGAACAGCCTCACCAGCATGCAATGTATTATCTCCGACTCCTGATGACCGAAGTTGCTTGGACCAAAGATGAATTAAAAGAAGCTCTAGATG ATGTCACCCTTCCCCGTCTCAAGGCCTTCATAGCACAGCTGTTGTCACGGTTACACATTGAAGCTCTTCTCCATGGCAATATAACAAAACAG gctgcaTTAGGAATTATGCAGATGGTTGAGGACACTCTCATTGAGCATGCTCATACAaagccactccttcccagtcagctAGTGAGGTACAGAGAAGTGCAGCTTCCTGACA GAGGTTGGTTTGTATATCAGCAGAGAAATGAGGTTCATAACAACTGTGGCATTGAAATATATTACCAGACAGACATGCAGAGTACTTCTGAGAATATGTTTTTGGAGCTCTTTTGCCAGATTATCTCAGAGCCGTGCTTCAATACGCTGCGCACCCAGGAGCAGTTAG GTTACATTGTGTTCAGTGGCCCACGTCGGGCAAATGGCATCCAAGGACTGCGATTTATTATCCAATCTGAAAAGCCACCACACTATTTAGAGAGCAGAGTTGAAGCGTTCCTAAAAACTATGGAGAAATGCATAGAAGACATGACAGAAGAGGCCTTCCAAAAACACATCCAAGCTTTAGCAATTCGTCGTCTAGACAAACCAAAGAAGCTGTCTGCAGAATGTGCTAAATACTGGGGAGAAATCATTTCCCAGCAGTATAACTTTGACAGAG ATAACATTGAAGTGGCTTATCTGAAGACCCTGACCAAGGATGACATTATACAGTTCTACAAG